In Gallaecimonas pentaromativorans, the following are encoded in one genomic region:
- a CDS encoding endonuclease, with product MKPFWLLGLSLGLAATAQGQVVISEVLYDAPNNDSTEEFVELYNSGCSAVDLSGYQLQDNSTSFSLSGSLPAGGYLTVARSSSGFYNLFGSNPDISGMTLALGNSGDYVKLLQGTSLIDQVGWEGGLSGWSLNASNVAIERAALTATSNQDDWRVAATAGSPGSGPLQSDCGSGDDGSGTPSATALANGVASTGLGGQSGQLQSFYIDVGNAPVTVVTSGGSGDADLYVKAGSAPSTSSYDCRSIQSGNSESCVVSATGRVFVSLYGYAAYSGVSLTASFDTGSDNGGGDGGDTGGGSSDTDSYYASALGKSGSALKAALNAILQDAVHFSYSQVWDQLEYTDEDPNNSNNVILLYSGRSEAKSFRAGQTNDQDAWNREHVWAKSHGFPSSSQYAYTDINHLRPADVSINSARGNKDFDWGGTALSESPENKTDSDSFEPADAVKGDVARMLFYMDVRYEGNDSSGVPDLTLVSSTGTSGAQLGDLCTLLQWSAQDPVSDWERRRNERVFERQHNRNPFIDHPEWAQSIFGASCN from the coding sequence ATGAAACCTTTTTGGCTTTTAGGATTGAGTCTGGGCCTGGCGGCCACGGCTCAGGGGCAAGTGGTGATCAGCGAAGTGCTGTACGACGCCCCCAACAACGACAGCACCGAGGAGTTTGTCGAGCTTTACAACAGCGGCTGTAGCGCCGTGGATCTGTCCGGCTACCAGTTGCAGGACAACAGCACCAGTTTCAGCCTGAGCGGCAGCCTGCCGGCCGGCGGCTACCTCACCGTAGCCCGCTCCAGCAGCGGCTTTTACAACCTCTTTGGCAGTAACCCAGATATCAGCGGCATGACCCTGGCACTGGGTAACTCCGGCGACTACGTCAAATTGCTGCAAGGCACCAGCCTTATCGACCAGGTGGGCTGGGAAGGCGGCCTTTCCGGTTGGAGCCTTAACGCCAGCAACGTGGCCATCGAGCGGGCAGCTTTGACGGCCACCAGCAACCAAGACGATTGGCGAGTCGCCGCCACGGCCGGCAGCCCCGGCAGCGGGCCGCTGCAAAGCGATTGTGGCAGCGGCGATGACGGCAGCGGCACCCCAAGCGCCACCGCTCTTGCCAACGGCGTGGCCAGCACCGGCCTTGGCGGCCAGAGCGGCCAGCTGCAAAGCTTCTACATCGATGTGGGCAATGCCCCGGTCACGGTGGTGACCAGCGGCGGCAGCGGCGATGCCGACCTCTATGTCAAAGCCGGCAGCGCCCCCAGTACCAGCAGCTACGATTGCCGCTCCATTCAATCGGGCAACAGCGAAAGCTGCGTGGTGTCCGCTACCGGCCGGGTCTTTGTCAGCCTTTACGGTTACGCCGCCTACAGCGGCGTCAGCCTGACCGCCAGCTTCGACACCGGCAGCGATAACGGCGGCGGTGATGGCGGCGATACCGGCGGCGGCAGTAGTGATACCGACAGCTACTACGCCTCGGCGCTGGGTAAAAGCGGCAGCGCCCTCAAGGCCGCCCTTAACGCCATCTTGCAAGACGCGGTGCACTTTAGTTATTCCCAGGTCTGGGACCAACTGGAATACACCGACGAAGACCCGAACAACAGCAACAACGTGATTTTGCTCTACTCTGGCCGCTCCGAGGCCAAGAGCTTCAGGGCCGGCCAGACCAACGACCAGGACGCCTGGAACCGTGAGCATGTCTGGGCCAAAAGCCACGGTTTTCCGTCGTCCAGCCAATACGCCTACACCGACATCAACCACCTGCGCCCGGCCGATGTGTCCATCAACAGCGCCCGTGGCAACAAGGATTTTGACTGGGGCGGCACCGCCCTTAGCGAATCGCCCGAGAACAAAACCGACAGCGACAGCTTTGAACCGGCCGATGCGGTAAAAGGCGATGTGGCGCGGATGCTGTTCTACATGGACGTGCGCTACGAAGGGAACGACAGCTCGGGGGTGCCGGATTTAACGCTGGTGAGCAGCACCGGCACCAGCGGTGCCCAGCTTGGCGACCTGTGCACCTTGCTACAATGGAGCGCCCAGGACCCGGTATCGGATTGGGAGCGGCGCCGCAACGAGCGGGTGTTTGAGCGCCAGCACAACCGCAACCCCTTTATCGACCACCCCGAATGGGCCCAGTCCATCTTCGGCGCCAGCTGTAACTAA
- a CDS encoding YkgJ family cysteine cluster protein — protein MTVVNPCVSCGACCAYFRVSFYWAESELGGGTVPDELTSQVNPYLSCMKGTESRNGCRCVSLSGDIGQAVACTMYEKRPSPCREFEYSGYLGIHNPDCDKARAHHGLAPLPVIHIAPAA, from the coding sequence ATGACTGTAGTGAATCCGTGCGTTTCCTGTGGTGCCTGCTGCGCCTATTTTCGCGTGTCCTTTTATTGGGCAGAGTCGGAACTGGGCGGCGGCACCGTACCCGATGAGTTGACCTCCCAGGTCAACCCCTACTTGAGCTGCATGAAGGGCACCGAGAGCCGCAATGGCTGCCGCTGTGTGTCGTTAAGTGGCGACATTGGCCAGGCGGTGGCTTGCACCATGTATGAAAAGCGGCCCAGCCCCTGCCGGGAATTTGAATACTCGGGGTATCTGGGTATTCACAACCCCGATTGTGACAAAGCCCGTGCCCACCACGGCCTGGCTCCGCTGCCTGTCATCCACATCGCGCCGGCGGCGTGA
- the srmB gene encoding ATP-dependent RNA helicase SrmB, which translates to MAFEHLELDPALLEAVSELGFKKPTAIQSQAIPAAMDGHDLLAMSPTGTGKTAAFLLPALQHLLDYPKKRKEPPRVLVLTPTRELALQVEADAKALAGKTPIGIGSVIGGVDYKVHGKALGGEVDLIVATPGRLVEYIERGLFDCIAVEILVLDEADRMLEMGFQKDMELILEKCEQRRQTLLFSATLEGHNLEQFAEKALTDPVELSADPSRRERKKIHQWAYYCDDKTHKFKLLLALLKDPEAEKVLIFVKTRDKLAELRDQLAGQKVPCVWLQGEMPQEKRNNAVARFKSGQVPVLLATDVAARGLHIDDISHVINYDMPRTADIYIHRIGRTGRAGAKGTAINLIEAHDLPMLRRVERYQSDPIKVRVVDELRPKSKFKEPVKKKKDKTLKPSAKKALAKKKAKKEGKQVERKKLRHRDTKNKGAPRGSEARQRSDEARGKTGEE; encoded by the coding sequence ATGGCATTTGAACATCTGGAACTGGACCCGGCCCTGCTTGAAGCCGTCAGTGAACTGGGCTTTAAGAAACCGACCGCCATCCAAAGCCAGGCCATTCCGGCTGCCATGGACGGTCACGACCTGCTGGCCATGAGCCCCACCGGCACCGGCAAAACCGCTGCCTTTTTGCTGCCAGCGTTGCAACACTTGCTGGATTATCCAAAAAAGCGCAAAGAGCCGCCACGGGTTCTGGTGCTCACCCCCACCCGTGAGCTGGCCTTGCAGGTAGAAGCCGACGCCAAGGCCCTGGCCGGCAAGACCCCCATCGGCATCGGCTCGGTGATTGGCGGCGTCGACTATAAAGTCCACGGCAAAGCCCTGGGCGGCGAAGTAGACCTCATCGTGGCCACCCCTGGCCGTTTGGTGGAGTACATCGAAAGAGGCCTGTTTGACTGTATCGCCGTGGAAATTCTGGTCCTTGACGAAGCCGACCGCATGCTGGAGATGGGCTTCCAAAAAGACATGGAGCTTATCCTCGAAAAATGCGAGCAGCGCCGCCAGACCCTGCTGTTCTCCGCCACCCTCGAAGGCCACAACCTGGAGCAGTTTGCCGAGAAGGCGCTGACCGATCCGGTAGAGCTGAGCGCCGATCCGTCCCGCCGCGAGCGCAAGAAAATCCACCAGTGGGCCTATTACTGCGACGACAAAACCCACAAGTTCAAGCTGCTGCTGGCGCTTTTGAAAGATCCAGAAGCCGAAAAAGTACTGATCTTTGTTAAAACCCGCGACAAACTGGCCGAGCTGCGTGACCAGTTGGCCGGGCAAAAAGTGCCCTGTGTGTGGTTGCAGGGGGAAATGCCCCAGGAAAAACGCAACAACGCCGTGGCCCGCTTTAAAAGCGGCCAGGTGCCGGTGCTGCTGGCCACCGATGTAGCGGCCCGCGGCCTGCACATCGACGACATCAGCCACGTCATCAACTATGACATGCCCCGCACCGCCGACATTTACATCCACCGTATCGGCCGCACCGGCCGGGCCGGCGCCAAAGGTACCGCCATCAACCTGATTGAGGCCCACGATCTGCCCATGCTGCGCCGGGTTGAGCGCTACCAGAGCGACCCCATCAAGGTGCGGGTGGTGGACGAGCTGCGGCCCAAGTCCAAGTTCAAAGAGCCGGTGAAAAAGAAAAAGGACAAGACCCTCAAGCCCAGTGCCAAAAAGGCCCTGGCCAAGAAAAAGGCCAAAAAGGAAGGCAAACAAGTCGAGCGCAAAAAGCTGCGCCACCGCGACACCAAAAACAAAGGTGCACCGCGCGGCAGTGAAGCCCGCCAGCGCAGCGATGAAGCGCGCGGCAAGACCGGCGAAGAGTAA
- a CDS encoding HDOD domain-containing protein: MNGSTTMANENDLLASLIHKIKNDSLILPTLPEVALQVRSATEKDEIALDELADIIRQDPALAARVIRMANTAHYRRVAAVDSIQGALGRIGTRQIRSMVTAAAMQQLFICSHPIIEDVMMTEWEESVSVSSAACLLLGSYLARGGANPRQLTVDGAQLAGLIHNIGVLPILAEAEQMPDAVTSPYLLKKVLNRLAQPLGLNILRSWGFNEDLLKVVRHWKDPDYQAPEPDYATFVRLGALSCGLLQRYGVDTDALIKEALAKGLIPSADYFEDPAFTEPLAELKEAFDL, translated from the coding sequence ATGAATGGCTCGACAACCATGGCCAATGAAAACGACTTGCTTGCATCCTTGATCCACAAGATCAAGAACGACTCACTGATCCTGCCCACCCTGCCAGAAGTGGCCCTGCAGGTGCGCTCGGCCACCGAAAAGGACGAAATCGCCCTCGACGAACTGGCCGATATCATCCGCCAGGATCCGGCCCTGGCAGCCCGGGTGATCCGCATGGCCAACACCGCCCATTACCGGCGGGTGGCAGCGGTAGACTCCATCCAGGGCGCCCTTGGCCGCATCGGCACCCGCCAGATCCGCTCCATGGTCACCGCCGCTGCCATGCAGCAGCTCTTTATCTGCTCCCACCCCATCATCGAGGACGTGATGATGACCGAGTGGGAAGAGAGCGTGTCGGTGTCCAGCGCTGCTTGTCTGCTGCTGGGTTCGTATCTGGCAAGGGGCGGCGCCAACCCCCGGCAACTGACGGTGGACGGCGCCCAACTGGCGGGGCTTATCCACAATATCGGGGTGCTGCCCATCCTGGCCGAAGCCGAGCAGATGCCCGACGCGGTCACCAGCCCTTATCTGCTGAAGAAGGTGCTTAACCGCCTGGCCCAGCCGCTAGGGCTCAATATCCTGCGCTCCTGGGGCTTTAATGAAGACCTGCTAAAAGTGGTGCGCCACTGGAAGGACCCGGACTACCAAGCCCCCGAGCCCGATTACGCCACCTTTGTGCGCCTGGGTGCGCTGAGCTGCGGCTTGTTGCAGCGCTATGGCGTCGACACCGATGCCTTAATCAAGGAGGCGCTGGCCAAGGGACTGATCCCCTCGGCCGATTACTTTGAGGACCCGGCGTTTACCGAGCCCTTGGCGGAACTCAAAGAAGCCTTCGACCTATAA
- a CDS encoding DUF6491 family protein, with product MRILFSLLALLLSACATKPAEPVDWQQYTSSEEQQIRSLSLSRFEIASRDQVIVWDGINKAYLLTTTTGCFLDSTLPALAFSRGNALIRVRSDAVLYGGQRCTIKRIQGLDVLKMRQDNLTP from the coding sequence ATGCGCATCCTGTTTAGCCTGCTGGCCTTGTTGCTCAGCGCCTGCGCCACTAAGCCGGCCGAACCGGTGGACTGGCAGCAGTACACCAGCAGCGAAGAGCAACAAATTCGCTCGTTAAGCCTCAGCCGCTTTGAAATCGCCAGCCGCGACCAGGTGATCGTCTGGGACGGCATCAACAAGGCCTACCTACTCACCACCACCACCGGCTGCTTTTTAGACTCCACCCTACCTGCCCTGGCGTTTAGCCGCGGCAATGCCCTGATCCGGGTGCGCAGCGATGCGGTGCTCTACGGTGGCCAGCGCTGCACCATCAAACGCATCCAGGGCCTGGACGTGCTGAAGATGCGCCAGGACAACCTTACCCCCTGA
- the yaaA gene encoding peroxide stress protein YaaA: MLMLVSPAKSLDFETPPVTDTFTQPELLEQSAELIDVCRQLSPTELSSLMSISDKLAGLNAARFSEWHRPFTPDNAKQAVLAFTGDVYTGLDASSLGDRGLGYVQKHLRILSGLYGLLKPLDLMQPYRLEMGTSLHNPRGSNLYQFWGDIVTDKVNQALAESGNDELVNLASTEYFKSVKPKQVKGRLITPVFKDEKNGQFKIISFYAKKARGMMVRYAADKGLSKAEDLKAFDYGGYFFSPEQSKGDTWVFLRHEQ; encoded by the coding sequence ATGTTGATGCTGGTGTCCCCGGCCAAATCCCTGGATTTTGAAACCCCGCCTGTTACCGACACCTTCACCCAGCCCGAGCTGCTTGAGCAAAGCGCCGAGCTTATCGACGTGTGCCGCCAGTTGTCCCCGACCGAGCTGTCCAGCCTGATGAGTATCTCCGACAAACTGGCTGGCCTTAACGCCGCCCGGTTTAGCGAGTGGCACAGGCCTTTTACCCCCGATAACGCCAAGCAGGCGGTGCTGGCTTTTACCGGCGACGTGTACACCGGCCTCGATGCCTCAAGCCTTGGCGACAGGGGCCTGGGTTATGTGCAAAAGCACCTGCGCATCCTCTCCGGCCTTTATGGCCTGCTCAAGCCGCTGGACCTGATGCAGCCCTACCGCCTGGAAATGGGCACCAGCCTTCACAACCCCCGTGGCAGCAACCTCTACCAGTTCTGGGGCGATATCGTCACCGACAAGGTCAACCAGGCCCTGGCCGAGAGCGGCAACGACGAGTTGGTGAACCTGGCCTCCACCGAGTACTTCAAGTCGGTCAAACCCAAGCAGGTCAAGGGCCGGCTCATTACCCCGGTGTTCAAGGACGAGAAAAACGGCCAGTTCAAAATCATCAGCTTCTACGCCAAAAAGGCCCGGGGCATGATGGTGCGCTATGCGGCCGACAAAGGCCTTAGTAAAGCCGAAGACCTAAAAGCCTTTGACTACGGCGGCTATTTTTTCAGCCCCGAACAATCCAAAGGCGATACCTGGGTGTTCCTGCGCCACGAGCAATAA
- a CDS encoding alanine/glycine:cation symporter family protein, producing the protein MKENQDIWALLFSYFSAAVDWLNGLLWGSVLIYLLIGAGLYFTLRLKFIQVRHFGHMFSVLKNSRQGDSSGVSSFQALCTSLAARVGTGNLAGVAVALTAGGPGAIFWMWLIAFIGMSTSFVESTLAQVFKVKDKHGNFRGGPAYYMQFGLKARWMGIVFSLCLILAFGLVFCAVQSNSISEAVESAFSVPRWITGVATVLLTALVVFGGLRVIASVAEVVVPFMALGYLAVALIVVGMNISELPAIFKLIIGSAFGVQQAAGGLAGYGVAKAMMEGIQRGLFSNEAGMGSAPNAAATAAPTPPHPASQGYVQMLGVFVDTLVICTATASIILLSGVKITGGVEGVSLTQAALSSQVGGWGNGFVAIALFFFAFTSIMANFYYAEINVDFLKDSDTAIRIYRVLGLCMVMFGAVAKLQIVWDMANLAMALMAIVNLIAILLLSNIAFKVARDYNCQRAAGKTPFFDLRKFPELKPKLAPGVWEQQKSSERT; encoded by the coding sequence ATGAAAGAAAACCAAGATATCTGGGCACTGCTCTTCTCCTATTTCAGTGCCGCTGTGGACTGGCTCAATGGATTGCTGTGGGGATCGGTATTGATCTACCTGCTGATCGGTGCCGGTCTGTACTTTACGCTTCGTCTGAAATTCATTCAGGTGCGCCATTTTGGCCACATGTTCTCGGTGCTGAAAAACTCCCGCCAGGGCGACAGCAGCGGCGTGTCCTCCTTCCAGGCGCTCTGTACTTCTCTTGCCGCCCGGGTCGGTACCGGCAACCTGGCCGGTGTGGCGGTGGCGCTGACCGCCGGCGGCCCCGGCGCCATCTTCTGGATGTGGCTGATTGCCTTTATCGGCATGAGCACCAGCTTTGTGGAAAGCACCCTGGCTCAGGTGTTCAAGGTCAAGGACAAGCACGGTAACTTCCGTGGCGGCCCGGCCTATTACATGCAGTTTGGCCTTAAGGCCCGCTGGATGGGCATTGTGTTCTCGCTGTGCCTGATTTTGGCCTTCGGCCTGGTGTTCTGCGCCGTGCAGTCCAACTCCATCTCCGAGGCGGTGGAATCGGCCTTCTCGGTGCCGCGCTGGATAACCGGCGTGGCCACCGTGCTGCTCACCGCCCTGGTGGTGTTTGGCGGCCTTAGGGTGATTGCCAGCGTCGCCGAAGTGGTGGTGCCCTTTATGGCCCTTGGCTACCTGGCGGTGGCGCTGATTGTGGTGGGCATGAACATCTCTGAGCTGCCGGCCATCTTCAAGCTCATCATCGGCTCTGCCTTTGGGGTCCAGCAGGCCGCTGGCGGCCTTGCCGGTTACGGTGTGGCCAAGGCGATGATGGAAGGCATTCAGCGGGGGCTTTTCTCCAACGAAGCGGGCATGGGCTCCGCCCCCAACGCCGCCGCCACCGCCGCCCCTACGCCGCCGCACCCGGCCTCTCAAGGCTACGTGCAGATGCTGGGGGTCTTTGTGGATACCCTGGTTATCTGCACCGCGACTGCGTCCATCATTTTGCTGTCTGGGGTCAAGATCACCGGCGGCGTGGAAGGGGTCAGCCTGACCCAGGCGGCCCTCAGCTCCCAGGTGGGCGGCTGGGGTAACGGCTTTGTGGCCATTGCGCTGTTCTTCTTCGCTTTTACCTCGATCATGGCCAACTTCTACTACGCCGAAATCAACGTCGATTTCCTCAAGGACTCCGACACCGCCATCCGCATCTACCGGGTGCTGGGGCTGTGCATGGTGATGTTTGGCGCCGTGGCCAAGCTGCAAATCGTCTGGGACATGGCCAACCTCGCCATGGCGCTGATGGCCATCGTTAACCTCATTGCCATCTTGCTGCTGTCCAACATCGCCTTCAAGGTGGCCAGAGACTACAACTGCCAGCGCGCCGCCGGTAAGACGCCGTTCTTTGATTTGCGTAAATTCCCCGAGCTCAAACCCAAGCTCGCCCCCGGAGTTTGGGAGCAGCAAAAGAGCAGCGAGCGAACGTAG
- a CDS encoding DUF6491 family protein produces the protein MKVVLKTALVALPLLLSACASHPQAKAKAKAKPIPWNQYVTRQSVDVMNPDFSNFRIVGTDRVVLWDSPREAYLVTTAGGCFFDNSNPVLGFTNRDQMFNPLTDTIIYDHQRCPVVKIDQLNTELLKADGVFK, from the coding sequence ATGAAAGTCGTGCTCAAAACCGCCCTGGTTGCTCTGCCCCTGCTGCTCAGTGCCTGTGCCAGCCACCCCCAAGCCAAAGCCAAAGCCAAAGCCAAACCTATCCCTTGGAACCAATACGTGACCCGCCAATCGGTTGACGTAATGAACCCCGATTTCAGCAATTTCCGGATTGTCGGTACCGATCGGGTGGTGCTGTGGGACAGCCCAAGAGAAGCCTACCTGGTCACCACCGCCGGCGGCTGCTTCTTTGACAACTCCAACCCGGTACTGGGCTTTACCAACCGCGACCAGATGTTCAACCCCCTCACCGACACCATCATCTATGACCACCAGCGCTGCCCTGTGGTCAAGATTGACCAGCTCAATACCGAGCTGCTCAAGGCCGACGGGGTATTCAAGTAA
- a CDS encoding methyl-accepting chemotaxis protein, whose protein sequence is MAINIKSKVILLAIVPCLLMATVISAITWYVLQNLAAQEVAHTQHRLLEERKLALKHYQEIGEAAIKPIYDASAPGDMAARDKALEILKHLLYDKASYFFGYDSSYKRVFWADKNIDIGKSFADAKDANGVYVIRGLVDNAKDGSHYLRYDWTVPGSSKPIPKLGYTSYLPKWDLAFGTQVNLDDIDVEVAKVAATTQSRIDNIILLIVAVILGSLVVVAVVGTILGRGLVKPLLVIKENLDDIAAGEGDLTRRLPERSQDELGALARSFNRFVEKIHGLVRQITEMTGQLNNLVGDMADQAQRSEAAMNRQRHETDQVATAIHEMSAAASEVSTSAQGAATAARESSDVGKGAKQVVSRSIDSIHLLIGEISDSSQSLDQLNNDVQAIASVVEVIRSIADQTNLLALNAAIEAARAGDAGRGFAVVADEVRALASRTQQSTQEIQQMIDSLQQGTQQAVVTMGRSSETGQSTGVLANEAGQSLDAIAQLIETINDMNAQIASASEEQHAVAEEISRSMTQIAREVDSVADDAKGAAGTAKGLSGVTERLGNLVRQFRI, encoded by the coding sequence TTGGCTATCAACATCAAATCGAAAGTTATTCTGCTGGCTATTGTGCCTTGCCTGCTAATGGCAACGGTTATCAGTGCCATCACTTGGTATGTCCTGCAAAACCTGGCAGCCCAGGAGGTGGCTCACACTCAGCATCGCCTGCTGGAAGAGCGCAAGCTGGCCCTCAAGCACTATCAGGAAATCGGCGAAGCGGCCATCAAGCCCATCTACGATGCCTCCGCCCCCGGCGACATGGCCGCCCGCGATAAAGCCCTTGAGATCCTCAAACACCTTTTGTACGACAAAGCCAGTTACTTCTTCGGTTACGACTCCAGCTACAAAAGGGTGTTCTGGGCCGACAAGAACATCGACATCGGCAAAAGCTTTGCCGACGCCAAAGATGCCAACGGCGTCTACGTGATTCGCGGCCTGGTGGATAACGCCAAAGACGGCAGCCACTACCTGCGTTACGACTGGACAGTGCCTGGCAGCAGCAAGCCCATTCCCAAACTCGGCTACACCAGTTACCTGCCGAAATGGGATTTGGCCTTCGGTACCCAGGTAAACCTTGATGATATCGACGTGGAAGTAGCCAAGGTGGCTGCCACCACCCAGAGCCGCATCGACAACATCATCTTGCTGATCGTCGCCGTTATTCTCGGCAGCCTGGTAGTGGTGGCAGTGGTGGGCACCATACTTGGCCGCGGCCTGGTTAAACCGCTGCTGGTGATCAAGGAAAACCTCGACGACATTGCTGCCGGCGAAGGCGACCTTACCCGCCGCCTGCCTGAGCGCAGCCAGGACGAGCTGGGCGCCCTGGCCCGCTCCTTTAACCGCTTTGTGGAGAAAATCCACGGCCTGGTGCGGCAAATCACCGAGATGACCGGCCAGCTCAACAACCTGGTTGGCGACATGGCCGACCAAGCCCAGCGCTCCGAGGCAGCCATGAACCGCCAGCGCCACGAAACCGACCAAGTAGCCACCGCCATTCACGAGATGTCGGCCGCCGCTTCTGAGGTGTCTACCAGCGCCCAAGGGGCCGCCACCGCCGCGCGCGAGTCCAGCGACGTAGGCAAAGGCGCCAAACAGGTGGTGAGCCGCAGCATCGACAGCATTCACCTGCTGATTGGCGAGATTAGCGACAGCAGCCAGTCACTGGACCAGCTGAACAACGACGTACAAGCCATTGCCAGCGTGGTGGAGGTGATCCGCTCCATTGCCGACCAAACCAACCTTCTGGCCCTTAACGCCGCCATTGAAGCGGCCAGGGCCGGTGACGCTGGCCGTGGCTTTGCGGTGGTGGCAGACGAAGTGCGGGCGCTGGCCAGTCGCACCCAGCAAAGTACCCAAGAGATCCAGCAGATGATAGACAGCCTGCAACAGGGAACCCAGCAAGCGGTAGTCACCATGGGCCGCTCCAGCGAAACCGGCCAGAGCACCGGCGTGCTGGCCAACGAAGCCGGCCAATCCCTGGACGCCATTGCCCAGTTGATAGAAACCATCAACGACATGAACGCCCAGATAGCCAGCGCTTCGGAAGAGCAGCACGCGGTGGCCGAGGAAATAAGCCGCAGCATGACCCAAATCGCCCGGGAAGTGGACAGCGTAGCCGACGATGCCAAAGGCGCCGCCGGCACTGCCAAGGGCTTGTCGGGGGTAACCGAACGCCTCGGTAACCTGGTCAGGCAATTTCGCATCTAA
- the rdgC gene encoding recombination-associated protein RdgC — translation MWFKNLMLYRLTKPLGLVGDTFTQRLADNRFTPCGSQDIARYGFVNPVTRREEGELAHFGDGCWLLCVRQEEKLLPGGVIKELLDEKVDEIQQAQGRSVGRKEKQSMKEEIVTDLLPRAFVKSRFTYAYISEKQNLVVVDSSSAARAEEVLGLLRKSIGSLPVTPVTAATPVAVSLTDWLKTQAPKPFEVEDEAEFKSLLEEGGVIRTKKQALNDDEISTILDNQRMVSKLAINYPDNLSFVLDENLGIKRLKFADVLREENDDIDGADRVARLDADFVLMTRTFEQFIPELLAALGGEADQLA, via the coding sequence ATGTGGTTTAAAAACCTGATGTTGTACCGCCTGACCAAGCCACTTGGGCTGGTGGGTGACACCTTTACTCAACGCCTGGCCGACAACCGCTTCACTCCCTGCGGCAGCCAGGACATCGCCCGCTATGGCTTTGTAAACCCGGTAACCCGCCGCGAAGAGGGCGAACTGGCCCACTTTGGCGACGGCTGCTGGCTGCTGTGTGTGCGCCAGGAAGAAAAACTGCTGCCCGGCGGCGTGATCAAAGAGCTGCTGGACGAGAAAGTCGACGAAATTCAGCAGGCCCAGGGCCGCTCGGTGGGCCGCAAGGAAAAGCAAAGCATGAAGGAAGAGATCGTCACCGATCTGCTGCCTCGCGCCTTTGTCAAAAGCCGCTTTACCTACGCCTACATCAGCGAGAAACAAAACCTGGTGGTGGTGGATTCATCCTCTGCTGCCCGCGCCGAAGAAGTGCTGGGGCTGCTGCGTAAATCCATCGGCTCGCTGCCGGTCACCCCGGTTACGGCGGCCACCCCGGTGGCGGTTAGCCTCACCGACTGGCTGAAAACCCAGGCGCCCAAGCCTTTTGAAGTGGAAGACGAAGCAGAGTTTAAATCCCTGCTCGAAGAAGGCGGCGTCATTCGCACCAAGAAACAGGCCCTGAACGACGACGAGATAAGCACCATCCTCGACAACCAGCGCATGGTCTCCAAGCTCGCCATCAACTACCCGGACAACCTGTCCTTCGTGCTGGACGAGAACCTGGGCATCAAACGCCTCAAGTTTGCCGATGTCTTGCGTGAAGAAAACGACGACATCGACGGCGCTGACCGCGTTGCCCGCCTGGACGCCGATTTCGTGCTGATGACCCGCACCTTCGAGCAGTTCATCCCCGAACTGCTGGCCGCCTTGGGCGGTGAGGCCGACCAGTTGGCGTAA